In the Sedimentisphaera cyanobacteriorum genome, AAACCGTTGACGTGCTTGTGGTTGGTGCCGGAGTTGCTGGGCTCACCGCAGCAGCGGCAGCAAAGTCTCTATGCCCTGATAAAAGTGTTTGCGTGATAGACAAGGCCTCCGGCCCTGGCAGACACAACCTTTCCGGCGGGACATTCGATCCTTCCTCGCTCTATGAATTTTTGAATTTGGCCTTTCCTAACTGGCAGGATAATGAAAAGATATCCAAATTTTTGAGCAGACGGGTTGTTAACGAGCAGTTTTTTATGCTTTCCTCAAAATCGAGGGCATTCCGGATAACCCCGCACTTAAAGCTTGCTAAAGCACTCAAACTTTCAGCCGGCAAGATGCTTTCTGAGGGAGAAACGATAATTTCTGTTTCCAAATTAGTAAGAGTTGTGGAGGCGATGGCTGTTGAAAAGGGTGTTGAGATATACTACAATTTCCCAGCCGATTTTGTAGATTTCGACCATAAAACCGCCCGCGCAAAAGGCGTTCGCCTCGCAGACAAAGGGCTTGATGAGGGCGGAATAAAGCAGATGAATTACACACCGGGCGAGCTGATTAACGCAGAGAATGTGATTCTTGCAGAGGGTGCAGACGGATATGTTACAGAGCAGTTCATTGCCCATTCCGAGCTTGAAAGAAATCAGCCGCAAATTTATTCGCTTGGTGTTAAAGAGGTGATTGAAGTTAGTCCGGAGCAGTATAAGGCGATTGGCAGCTCAAATGTCCTTCGTTTTGCCGGATACCCGCTCTGGAAGCCGTTTTCAAGCCCTTCCATTTTCGGTGGCGGGGCCCTCTACCCGCTTGGAAGCCGCAGGATAGCGGTTGTTCTTATCTCAGCTCTAGACTGGAAATACAAGGATTACAGCCCTTATGAGGCCTTCTGTCTGTTTAAGAAGCATCCGAAGGTAGCTCGCTATATAGATGGGGGCAGGGTTCTTGAGGCAGGGGCAAAGCTTATCCCTGAAGGCGGGTTTCATTCCATACCTCGCGATAAGGTTCGCTCCACTTACGCAGGTACTTCAAATGTCCTGCTTACCGGCGACTGCGCGGGCTTTGTTAATATGCACAGGATGAGGGGGCTCTCGAACGCCGTTCTTACCGGCCTCCAGGCGGGCAAGGCGGTGAGTATGAAAGAGAAAAACGGCGGGTCTCTTGCGAAGAATTATTCTAATATGCTTGAGTTTTCAGGCCTGATAGACCAGATGAAAAGGGCAGCAAAGTTTCGGCAGATTATTTCAAAATTCGGAGTTACCTTAGGTCTCGGCCTTGGAAATATTGACTTTATGCTGCCTTTGTTTAACATTCGTCAAGACAATAAACGTGAAATGACAGAATCTTACCCGTTTTCAGGGAAAGGGTTGTTCGATCAGGCTGATTTCGTAAAGCATACCGGGGTTCAGCACCGTGAGAATCAGCAGCCCCATCTTGTAATAAAAGATGTTGATATATGCAAGTGGGAGTGTGCGAGGAAATACGACTGCCCCTGCCTGAAGTTTTGTCCGGGTCAGGTTTATGAAAAGATGCAGGAACATGTTGGGCCGGTAAATACTTCAAATTGCCTGCACTGTAAAACATGTCAGAGGAAATGTCCGTATAGCAACATTGAATGGACGGTTCCCGAAGCAGGGGGGCCGATGTACACGGATATGTAAAAAAGGATTACAGAGAAACGGAGAACAAATGAAGGCAGTACTTCAAAGAGTAAACAGCGCATCGCTGAGTTCAAACGAGGAAATTGTAAGCGAAATCGGCAATGGGGTTCTTGCTTATGTTGGA is a window encoding:
- a CDS encoding electron transfer flavoprotein-ubiquinone oxidoreductase, giving the protein MNKFADYKTVDVLVVGAGVAGLTAAAAAKSLCPDKSVCVIDKASGPGRHNLSGGTFDPSSLYEFLNLAFPNWQDNEKISKFLSRRVVNEQFFMLSSKSRAFRITPHLKLAKALKLSAGKMLSEGETIISVSKLVRVVEAMAVEKGVEIYYNFPADFVDFDHKTARAKGVRLADKGLDEGGIKQMNYTPGELINAENVILAEGADGYVTEQFIAHSELERNQPQIYSLGVKEVIEVSPEQYKAIGSSNVLRFAGYPLWKPFSSPSIFGGGALYPLGSRRIAVVLISALDWKYKDYSPYEAFCLFKKHPKVARYIDGGRVLEAGAKLIPEGGFHSIPRDKVRSTYAGTSNVLLTGDCAGFVNMHRMRGLSNAVLTGLQAGKAVSMKEKNGGSLAKNYSNMLEFSGLIDQMKRAAKFRQIISKFGVTLGLGLGNIDFMLPLFNIRQDNKREMTESYPFSGKGLFDQADFVKHTGVQHRENQQPHLVIKDVDICKWECARKYDCPCLKFCPGQVYEKMQEHVGPVNTSNCLHCKTCQRKCPYSNIEWTVPEAGGPMYTDM